The stretch of DNA gtgaacagaaaatggccatctcaaggttttacttggatgtccctcagcagggtgcagcactgttgaaggtcatctgaatgaaagcttgatatgcagtttctttatgaaagtgtgtaaatatacagtgtggttgccgtacatatgttgaggttctcagacatcaggcttctttgcccaggccttcactagtgggctattttaaaagttggtaaggagaaaaaccacagcatatagctgattgtttacaaatgcaaggaggggaataacaatcaaaatgcttgtgttcttggaccagatgaatggagcgctccacatgcactcagagatgttatggcttctgtttctataactttacatgcagacatttgaggtttgccagaaaggaaagctggcctgtacactttgcagggcacaatgtcatcaatgaagaaacccctgtctaccaagatgaccatctctagttgtagcattttcatcacaccagattcccaggttggtcgctgatagttccagcatacagtgctgagacaaaggtcactggcctatgtggcacaatccaaatgagcctcttcagagtgcagttgaacttgaggaaaatatatgactctggaagagaggggaatatggccattgacacctcagatcagtgcagtcaagaattactggtgtttgggtagtcctgaacgtgttgtgatgcccccaccgtctcattgggttttcatttgtgtttaattgtgtttttcttctgttgtaggcagctggttaagcagccttggaggcacctgggctcagggtgtggtgctgcctacaaagcctactgtttttctgctttcactgggtctctcctgtgtggtggagagtcctcactggccattttctgttcactaacttgctttagtaaatccttacttttgttaaataaatcagttgttgaacccccactcctctgtttggtctcctttcttattacagcccaccacttccagtctgggttgtaacaatctgcagacagatttctgagtatctcctcctttggtacacagatcctcactgagccatgtactgtgaacaaatagtttctccatgatattatccagcaaggtcccgtttttgtcaaaacaagggtgaggtaatgaaaaaatagaaatatttcattaaattaacatttaaattatttatatgcatcattaaaaaaaaacatgttttgaaatatataaagtgcaccaaacttgactcagtccattcaacaattctaaatggacaattatgtaactcatcaattaattatttgaaaggataatttgtcaattaaatactgaaaaaaataaacaattcattaatgaggcaagaacttttctctctctctctctctctctctctctctctctggaagccccactctaagggagtttgcagtgtattagtgagtcatatattgtacaaccacagtcataaagttttcaatcagtagttttatttcagtatgtatttttccagtatcacaaaaaatgtaattttctatggttaaaaccatctagcttatgtgcactttttaaaacactgcccagcaaacattcggacgtttaatgacagttgaacggtcacaactgtaaaatacctgaaattaagaaaagttaacgtgacatctactgcattttccttgcccggcctcgaacccggatcctccggggcgagagtcacccgctctcccaactgagctatgccagcaactgcttgagtagcagacttttttatatagataggtagagggtaaagtgcggggtacactaaccaatcagaggacagagaagatctgccacaggccacgcctccagagtgccaaaacccttacagccgagcgagcaggagtcagaaaccgagcgcgcagagaggctgccgagcgcgcacagaggctgccgcgcgcgcacgttttcctctgccgtgtgctcgttgacaacgcgcgcacgcaggtttgtcacttgtgcacatccttgtgcgctcacagacacagtttgctccctctcagtgcacaaatgacctctcgccatgtatatttccgctcgcgagtcccgttcacacgcgcgctgtggacccaatgcgcgtgcacgggttgtggcacgctttaaacgccatagatgcggcgcctcgctgctgcgggctgaccgctcgtggaactcggagacagatctgaccggagaaatactgcagctcgttgagaagtctatagggcatacagcgtttcccttaaatcccactgccacgccgacaagatcccaagtttctttgtttttgttggcgctgtttaccgaagaagcagcgggaataccagcaactttcatcagactcataaagttagtttttgcaggggaccccctgtattttactgctccctcctgcagtcttcccctattaaaatttaaaatgtgtaacttcatgtattgggatgaatgactaatattcatgttaactaaaacgttaggtatttagggggaaaaaacaaaataataaacattatacagatgtcaaataaatcaaactgtaattaaactatatattttcaaagtctagattctggataaaatccaacaacatatgctttataaataaacactacgcatggcttttacacacacacacacacacgttacattgtgatttcttagtaaatattctatttggcgagagataaactttattgtatttatcctagtgaatctataattaaacgggtaaactagcagtagtacatccaacatcaaagaaagtaaaatgttattatcaggagagggagaatgattaagtggttagcagcagtgtgctagacgatggccccctccatgaggccaccacagctcagcaaagcatcattgttgcttcttctggggagaaaaacacttacagaaaaaataaagttaacagctgaaatagcaggaaataatacagttaaagagcagattgtagaagaaagaaacccctgggttaaactggtctgtctactgcataatgctgaactctaacatgtgtcctcagggaaggacctgattggtgtccagaacctgctgaagaagcacgaggctctgcaggctgagatcacaggtcatgaacctcgcatcaaggctgtcacccagaaaggagagaccataatggaggaaggtagagcaggtctggtcctgacatgtttctgaggtgtctgcaggttctggctcactttgtttgggtccaggtcacttcgctggttcagaaccctcggcccgtcagaacattcttatccaccacgttctaacaccagacctgttaacccgacagcaacaagtggctccaactgacgatgagaccgggaaggagctggttctggctctgtacgactaccaggagaagagtcctggagaggtcaccatgaagaagggcgacatcctcacgctgctcaacagcaccaacaaggttcgtgtgcccttcacagccgaggaacgacctccagctcagagcgaacatctccacacctgctttgtgtttgtgtgactttaggttgttttacttgaactcgcgtctttagctgaatgaggatggagagacgggtcggacctggagcaggtcgaggtcttgcagaagaagtttgacgacttccagaaggtcggacttttcctcctctctgtcttccagcagcagctgtcagatcagctcaggtgataatcagcaggtgcttttgtcctgcaggacctgaaggccaacgagtcccgcctgagggacatcaacaaggtggcatctgaactgaagtcagaaggtctgatggctgaggaggctcctatggttcaggctcaggtgagcgtcacctgtctgcagcagctggtccctctcacttcgtggtttgttaactctgctcgtctctgtttgtagcaacaagaacatctgggttctgctcctggaaaggtgcgtgttgtcctccgcctccaccagaaccagacgtggtgtttttgttaccactcatttgtttgtttacaggatgaagccgactctaaccccggctttccacgggagccgtcagcagcacgttactgcagcagcacgtcatagctgctgataggaaccgctgtggtcaacagaaccttttccaccggagccgtcagcagcgcgagtcggccgcgtctcaggagcagcatgtcgcggcctttacgcgccggttctattttctacgcgcgacgcctctgaaacgggtcaagttcgacatttttggggaaggaaagacaggaaatcggacgcggaaattgagagaagctaccgagattttcagaataaagaacgtactgccttccggttgctttacttttaaaaaaggttactaactgagcggccccgtgagaagttatcacctagctagcggtctcctttgtttttcaggtccgtattggcgattataaaacggacagaacataaaacacaaaccatgttgtagttttctcctgcttgttgttgtgtttactgatgaagtcactcgagtgacttcgtgctcggtcggtggcagctgctcccgtgctgcttcgcgtctcgtgggaagggccaagcagcagcttacgcgagcaagacgtgctgctgcagtaatgtgctgctgacggctcccgtggaaacccggggtaacacggcgtcaccctagaaggtgagttcattcagctgatcagaggtcacctctgatggccgcagtcacggccgaccgtgctgacatcacataggaattcaggtgacccggcaggcaccaggtgctggtgaaagtggggacatgtcagctggttgccatggctacagttatctttatgcatctgtatgactgctgactggtgtgtgtttcctgtgacctttgacctcagaccgtacggttgggcgttcagacgacggctaactttaattccatcaaggtaagaggaagctcttcccttcctgtctgagcgatccgtctccagatttcctcgtccggcgtccagcccgctggcgtccaccttcatctcactgggtttggtttctctccaggagctgaacaaccgctggcgctcgctgcaacatgctgggcagcgcccatgaggtgcagcgcttccacaggtaccccgcacacttatgcgccgcttacgggtcagtagagtttggacccacactcagacggagttctgatgtcttctcagagacgctgatgagaccaaagagtggatcgaggagaagaaccaggccctgaacacagacaactacggccaccacctggccagcgttcaggctctgcagcgtgaacatgaaggctttgagcgtgacctggcagctctgggtgataaggtccgcattcctgatcggtaccaggacccgagttgtctctggagacacgttcttcatggttctggtgactccaccccagccgttcctgatcagcgatcagcggggtgctttcctatttaaggtggatggaggacacaatttgacgccagaagattgcctcagttttggtagtaaccagccactcgtgttacctctagtgttcctaggattaatgttatttcgtagtgtttttgctcttatattggatttaccattcttcaggattcctgtcgacctcattggatactgacctctactccaggatttggatattcaacacacggaccttatcaccaccctccataacccacctctcatctcacccagtgccccatccaccaggacgccccgcttctctccacctctgctccctctcctgcgcttcccccggctctctacctctctctcctccagccaacacgtacacccaccacagtaagtctgctgaacacctctgcctgcctacaatggattttgaaaccagaacctaagctcacctgtgttctccctcctccagatgctgagctgttgttgcagttccaaccacagacttatctgtgcaccttaagttcctccttataaataaatcatttttttccatcagtttttggtcagtgttgtattctgcatgtcttgggttaagtaccttcctccaaacatgacactcctcctcaaagagcaaatctgttcagcacattctgacagacagaccaccattcttctgtcatgatgctgtacaggacatttttagagttttcctttttaaagataaataggattacatttaaatagcaatactttcacattatcattttcccacacttctgtataactgtattttgttgtttttcaataaagaatgacaaactatttaagtttggtttttgttgcacacaaatatatatctgtaaaaaatatctacaaagctaatgtttacataacaagtatgattgggttttgcaatacggcactcaagtttattttagtaagatttttaaaccaagtaaagttagttaagaacacatttctattggctgctaagaaactgttgggatttaaaatgggcctgttgtacaaataacttgtaaatgattattcctcacttttgtcttaaccaaagaaattccagtaattgagcaaaaacatttatttttaacactacattttataaaacagggcgcaaagtgtcggcacatgtatgtatgtcgatggtccaccccaaccgaaccaggagacacagacgtcagggaggccaaggttgtctctgcagctctctgggcaccacgcctcacatagctgtctccaatgatccaaatggctatggagaaaaaaataacaggtttgtcataattgtttaaagtacaaaaccatacatgaagtggtgagacaggtatgtggaacttacacttgctttgtgtagctgatgttggagacacacaggctgccatggtgacatttaaacagatctaacaaaaaaataaaaatgaaaattaaaaactcccagacctcatgtcatatttactaatcagctatggctgatttattgtttggatcacagtgagttacactaattctaatatgtttttatttctattatacatacatactttttaactgttattttcacgactgttatcaggctctcttgttctggttctgatgataattccgtgtcttccagtaagttatcttgtgcttacgtcatctgtagaatgtctctttacttttggtaaattgtactgagtccagaataaagactagttggctgtacaagatacaaacaagtatcacattttggaaatatatgaaatgtatttaggctgctaatttagctcgaatactaataactgccatattttccggactataactcgcacttttttacatattctggctggtcctgctacttatactccagagcaacttatataacaaaatatgtaggctacaccgcgctgctgcgggccgactccgacccacacaagaatgagttcccctgtcccgctgggagggtttcaaacaccgccagcatctgttagagcctgtggcggggtgctgagggccggctccagcccaggaatgagctgtcctcgccggccgggagggtttgaaacaccgccatcctctcctctaatggctgttgttcattctgttatggttaccggtgcttgtgttgctatgtgaaacgcttggtctcagattttgtaagaaagataataaaatgtccccccaaaatacgacttaaatatattttctcttattcatgatacatttaatggctggtgcgactcaggagtgatagcgccgaaaaaaactgtactgaaaacttgctcaaagcaaaatgttttcattacggaaataaattataaacttaccgatttaaaacttttttaatactggtacttctcacgaacaggcgcagaaaacctccacctaaactccgtgtaaggttcaggtcgatgggtgttccagttagctccggttgggttgaagctaggtggctacatccgttagctcggctcccacctccgctttagctttgggttagccagggttagcttcaggttagctcgtagctagttcgcctgggtgtcgtcactcgagcccagccttacagccacaccctcagcgcctcctctcttcccttttatggaattgtctgggctggacggaacctgtgacacggtcaaaatggcggtggtggacacctcccattatggacagataacgtgttattgaagcctatggaatcgaattgtccagtatatgtacagtctatggtctggATGGATAGTTATCTCTCAGATAGGTCTCAGCGGGTTCTTTGCAATGGCAGCCTGTCTGATAGTATTGCAATATCATGTGGTCTGTCACAAAGTAGGTGTTTGGGCCCACTTTTATTTTCAACATATATAAATGATCTTCCATATGCTGTTGAAAACACTAGTGTGGTAATGTATGCTGATGACGTCACTCTCTTTACTGCCGCACAGATAATACCTGAACTGAATGAGCGTTTACAGCAAGAGGTAAACACAGTAGTGGACTGGGTGAAGAAGAATAAATTGGTATTAAACATTTCCAAATCTAATTGTATGACAATTTGCAGCAGCCACATGTTACCAAAGACTACCTCACTAAATCAGCAATTTGAGGATACCAAGGTGGAGCAGGTCACCAAACTGAAACGGTTGGGCATTAGAATAGACAACTTATTATCCTGGTCGGATCACATTGACCACAGTCAGTATGACGGGCCGTGGAATCTTTGTGTCGAGAAAGAGCTCTCCATATTGTACAACCACTGTATTGAAAAATGTTGTTTATCtcatttacagtacagtacagtagttTGGTCCAGCGCAGCCCAGAAACATCTAAGAAAACTGCAAATAGCTCAGAACAGAGCAGCCAGAGTAGTTTTGAACTGTCCTCTTTGAACCAATGTGCACGAGATGCATCTCAAGTTGTCGtggttaaagcttctttccggagtatttctctcatCCGATGGCACCAACTAGTGGCTGAcacgcatatcacacaaaaactctgttgctctgttttttttttaagatggcgactttacaagttttacaagtattattctcatgtcatgttgtgttctcatatatttatattttagagacctgtccgtgaaaagttcatcagctctgcatcagctgaggtattccttaaatttgaagcaagtaagcggtggtCTAACGCTACTGGTTTGTTCTGATCGGCGATCAGTTTCCTATTTTACGGAGCTTTGCGGGGCCGAAAAAAAGTCGTATTTCTTAAATTACATCACAGTacgtgataagataatcacttttacggatttctgataaatcatacataatttcagaAAGGGGTAAACTCCGGAAAGCGGCTTTAACTGTGGAGGCAAAAATAAAATATAGCCTTCTGATGTTTATGCCAAAAGTTATGACTAATATTACTCACCATCATTTGAAAGAAAGAATATTACATATTAatgttactcattattattaggggcagcagcagctcaggtggtagagcgggttgcctcatgatcggagggtcatgggctcgactccagctcccgccaggggtatcctgctgttgtgtccttgggcaagacacttcacccaacttgcctgtgttagtggtggtcagaggggccgacggtgccaaatggcaacctcgcctctgtcagacctccccagggcggctgtggctacaagcagcttaccatcactagcagtgtgtgaatgtgagagtgtgtgaaagcgtctttgggggtcttgaaaagcgctatataagttcagtgcattattgttattattattattatttccatGAGCACGTAACACACCTGGTAAGCAATAACGTGGTTATATTTCTAAGACCTAGAAGTAATTTTATGAAGAAAACCATTCTGTATAGAGGGACAGTCGAGTGGAATCCACTCCCAGGTGGTGTAAGGGAAATCCTAAATCAGAGCACTTTAAAGAAGACCATAAAAAAGGCTATTGTATTAAAAGTTATTGTTTTGTTCTCACAGTTGTGGCAGTACAAGAATACATGTATTTTTAGACAGCACTGATAGTTAAGGGGGATCTAGTTGAGGGTATTGGTAGGCCAGCTTTTACAACCCTAATGTAATAATTTATcgccgtcgtcgtcttcctccgcttatccgggtccgggtcgcgggagcagcatcccaactagggagctccagacagtcctctccccagccacctccaccagctcctccggcaggaccccaaggcat from Nothobranchius furzeri strain GRZ-AD chromosome 5, NfurGRZ-RIMD1, whole genome shotgun sequence encodes:
- the LOC139069948 gene encoding uncharacterized protein isoform X2, producing MEEGHFAGSEPSARQNILIHHVLTPDLLTRQQQVAPTDDETGKELVLALYDYQEKSPGEVTMKKGDILTLLNSTNKLNEDGETGRTWSRSRSCRRSLTTSRRSDFSSSLSSSSSCQISSGDNQQVLLSCRT
- the LOC139069948 gene encoding spectrin alpha chain, non-erythrocytic 1-like isoform X5; this encodes MEEGHFAGSEPSARQNILIHHVLTPDLLTRQQQVAPTDDETGKELVLALYDYQEKSPGEVTMKKGDILTLLNSTNKVVLLELASLAE
- the LOC139069948 gene encoding uncharacterized protein isoform X3 codes for the protein MEEGHFAGSEPSARQNILIHHVLTPDLLTRQQQVAPTDDETGKELVLALYDYQEKSPGEVTMKKGDILTLLNSTNKLNEDGETGRTWSRSRSCRRSLTTSRRT
- the LOC139069948 gene encoding spectrin alpha chain, non-erythrocytic 1-like isoform X4, whose amino-acid sequence is MLGSAHEVQRFHRDADETKEWIEEKNQALNTDNYGHHLASVQALQREHEGFERDLAALGDKVRIPDRYQDPSCLWRHVLHGSGDSTPAVPDQRSAGCFPI
- the LOC139069948 gene encoding uncharacterized protein isoform X1; its protein translation is MKALSVTWQLWVIRSAFLIGTRTRVVSGDTFFMVLVTPPQPFLISDQRGAFLFKVDGGHNLTPEDCLSFGFLSTSLDTDLYSRIWIFNTRTLSPPSITHLSSHPVPHPPGRPASLHLCSLSCASPGSLPLSPPANTYTHHNAELLLQFQPQTYLCTLSSSL